A genomic stretch from Edaphobacter aggregans includes:
- a CDS encoding family 20 glycosylhydrolase: MQYPRFAAALLAFSTLPFGPAMAQPGSQSLHLIPVPREVRPAATQSLANGVQINCSSPCPTEDVFAIDDLKTYLASQSIVVNATSPVNILVTRYGSTLSKSIYADAAGLKSASDSPSDLPQEMKAEGYAIIPDGKGLAITAATDSGIFYALQTVKQMVIGTGSTAVLNTASIRDWPALKYRGLDDDLSRGPVPTLEFQKKQIRTIAAYKINIYSPYFEHTMQYTGHPLMAPPGGTFTQDQARELVAYATKYHVTVIPEQEAFGHLHYLLNWEQYTPLAETPHGHVLAPAQPDAQKLTHDMFFELAKIYPGPFLHLGADETVELGKGQTKPQVDAQGLGAVYLGFLQRIVSDLKPLNRKLLFWGDIAMHDPDLVKQLPPDFKQATIAVAWEYNPQPKGFTRFIAPFTDAGIETWVAPGVNNWSRVYPNFNNMFANVQQFTAQGQQMGVTGQLNTVWDDDGEALFNSNWYGVLFGAEAAWHKGEASIPTFQNSYGANFHGDLTGSIDLAQQEMMAAHRLLKDSPLKADASNLVFWVDPWSPDGQRQAAQIRPLLSELRLHAERTLTLIAQARNANPNLRETDAIDALELGARRMDMIGFKYQITDEIATSYANAYALQGSKNKDDRMEVSRSLGDINGVNGKLQDMRNNLSLLRDLYEAAWLKSYRPYFLHNNLARFDLTTQMWLERVDKVRSAQRQWANSQSIPPAADLGIPPPPTTAH, translated from the coding sequence ATGCAATATCCCCGCTTTGCCGCAGCCCTGCTTGCCTTCTCCACCCTGCCGTTTGGTCCGGCCATGGCCCAGCCCGGTAGCCAGTCGCTCCATTTGATCCCGGTTCCACGCGAGGTGCGACCTGCGGCAACACAATCTCTGGCTAACGGAGTACAAATCAACTGTTCGTCACCCTGCCCCACAGAGGATGTCTTCGCCATCGATGACCTGAAGACCTACCTCGCCTCGCAAAGCATCGTTGTCAACGCTACGTCACCAGTGAACATCCTGGTCACACGCTACGGCTCGACCCTCTCGAAATCGATCTACGCAGACGCAGCCGGGCTGAAATCAGCCTCTGACTCCCCTTCCGATCTCCCGCAGGAGATGAAGGCTGAGGGCTACGCCATCATCCCGGACGGTAAGGGTCTCGCTATCACCGCGGCCACCGACTCAGGCATCTTCTACGCGCTCCAGACAGTAAAGCAGATGGTGATTGGCACAGGCAGCACCGCTGTCCTCAACACCGCCTCGATTCGCGACTGGCCAGCCTTGAAGTATCGCGGCCTCGACGATGACCTCTCCCGCGGTCCAGTTCCGACGCTCGAGTTCCAAAAGAAGCAGATCCGTACCATCGCAGCCTACAAGATCAACATCTACTCGCCCTACTTTGAGCACACAATGCAGTACACCGGGCATCCCCTGATGGCGCCTCCCGGAGGAACGTTCACCCAGGATCAGGCGCGTGAACTGGTCGCCTACGCAACGAAGTACCACGTCACCGTCATCCCCGAGCAGGAGGCCTTCGGGCATCTCCACTACCTCCTGAACTGGGAGCAGTACACTCCGCTGGCCGAGACGCCACACGGACATGTGCTGGCCCCAGCCCAACCCGATGCACAAAAGCTAACCCACGACATGTTCTTCGAGCTGGCCAAAATCTATCCCGGGCCATTCCTCCACCTCGGAGCCGATGAGACCGTTGAGTTGGGCAAAGGCCAGACCAAGCCACAGGTCGATGCACAGGGCCTCGGCGCGGTCTATCTCGGATTCCTGCAGCGCATCGTCTCCGATCTGAAGCCGCTCAATCGCAAGCTGCTCTTCTGGGGCGACATCGCCATGCACGATCCTGACCTGGTCAAGCAACTCCCTCCCGACTTCAAGCAGGCCACCATCGCCGTAGCATGGGAGTACAACCCACAGCCCAAGGGCTTTACGCGGTTCATTGCTCCCTTCACGGACGCAGGCATCGAGACCTGGGTCGCGCCGGGCGTCAACAACTGGTCACGCGTCTATCCCAACTTCAACAACATGTTCGCTAATGTGCAGCAGTTCACCGCGCAGGGCCAGCAGATGGGAGTAACCGGCCAGCTCAATACAGTCTGGGACGACGATGGCGAGGCCCTCTTCAACTCCAACTGGTACGGCGTGCTCTTCGGAGCCGAAGCCGCCTGGCACAAAGGCGAGGCATCCATTCCTACCTTTCAGAACAGCTACGGCGCCAACTTCCACGGAGACCTCACCGGCTCCATCGATCTCGCCCAGCAGGAGATGATGGCAGCGCACCGGCTTCTCAAGGATTCGCCTCTTAAAGCGGATGCATCCAACCTCGTATTCTGGGTTGATCCCTGGTCTCCCGACGGCCAACGTCAGGCAGCACAAATAAGGCCCCTCCTCTCCGAACTGCGTCTACACGCCGAACGCACTCTTACCCTCATCGCCCAGGCGCGCAACGCGAACCCGAATCTCCGCGAGACCGATGCAATCGACGCTCTCGAACTAGGCGCTCGCCGCATGGACATGATCGGCTTCAAGTACCAGATCACCGACGAGATCGCAACCAGCTACGCCAATGCCTATGCGCTTCAAGGCTCGAAGAACAAAGACGACCGCATGGAAGTATCTCGCAGTCTGGGTGACATTAATGGCGTCAACGGCAAGCTGCAGGATATGCGCAATAACCTCTCCCTGTTGCGCGATCTCTACGAAGCAGCATGGCTTAAGAGCTACCGACCCTACTTTCTGCACAACAACCTCGCACGCTTCGACCTCACGACCCAGATGTGGCTCGAGCGCGTCGACAAAGTCCGCTCGGCGCAACGACAGTGGGCGAACTCGCAGTCTATCCCGCCAGCCGCTGACCTTGGGATACCCCCACCACCAACAACAGCACATTAG
- the uxaC gene encoding glucuronate isomerase, translating into MLNDNRLFPADSAARCVAMKLYEAVSSLPIISPHGHTDPRWFAENGAFPNPAALLIQPDHYIFRMLYSQGVSLESLGIPQNDGSQSADPREVWRIFAKHYYLFRGTPTRLWLDYTLENQFGLTGRLGPGNADEYYDVIAKKLETPEFRPRALYESFNIEVLATTDTALDTLAYHKAIRESGWKGRVVPTFRPDSVIDAEYAGFLQNIEKLGEITGENIGTYKGYLNALRSRRAFFKSMGATATDHGHLSAMTADLDAATAESLYGRILSGKSVPQEEEIFQAQMLTEMAGMSVEDGLTMQLHPGSIRNHNRKLYEKFGRDKGADIPSPTEYVRNLRPLLSKYGNDTRLTFILFTLDETSYSRELAPLAGHYPALRLGPPWWFHDSPEGMMRFREQATETAGFYNTVGFNDDTRAFLSIPARHDVARRIDCAFLGRLVAEHRLDEVEAFEVVKDLTVNLVKKAYKL; encoded by the coding sequence ATGTTGAATGACAACAGGCTGTTTCCTGCGGATTCCGCGGCGCGCTGTGTGGCTATGAAATTGTACGAGGCGGTGAGTAGCCTGCCGATTATCTCGCCGCATGGCCATACCGATCCGCGATGGTTTGCGGAGAATGGGGCTTTTCCCAATCCTGCCGCGCTGCTGATTCAGCCGGATCATTACATCTTTCGGATGCTCTATTCGCAGGGCGTTTCGCTGGAGTCGCTAGGGATTCCGCAGAACGATGGCAGCCAGAGTGCCGATCCGCGCGAGGTTTGGCGTATTTTTGCGAAACACTACTATCTGTTTCGCGGGACGCCGACTCGTTTGTGGCTCGACTATACGTTGGAGAATCAATTTGGTCTTACGGGCCGGCTAGGGCCCGGTAATGCGGACGAGTACTACGACGTGATTGCCAAGAAGCTCGAGACGCCGGAGTTTCGGCCGCGTGCGCTATATGAGAGCTTCAATATCGAGGTGCTGGCGACTACCGATACGGCGCTGGATACGCTTGCATACCACAAGGCCATCCGGGAGTCCGGCTGGAAGGGGCGGGTTGTGCCGACGTTCCGTCCTGACTCGGTGATTGATGCCGAGTACGCGGGTTTTCTCCAGAACATCGAGAAGCTTGGCGAGATCACTGGCGAAAACATTGGTACATATAAGGGCTACTTGAATGCTCTGCGTAGCCGGAGAGCGTTCTTTAAGTCCATGGGGGCTACGGCTACCGACCATGGGCATCTGTCGGCGATGACTGCGGATCTTGATGCGGCTACGGCGGAGTCGCTTTATGGGCGGATACTCTCGGGGAAGTCGGTGCCGCAGGAGGAGGAGATCTTCCAGGCGCAGATGCTGACCGAGATGGCTGGCATGAGCGTGGAGGATGGGTTGACGATGCAACTGCATCCCGGGAGCATCCGGAACCATAACCGGAAGCTTTACGAGAAGTTCGGCAGGGATAAAGGCGCTGATATTCCTTCTCCGACTGAGTATGTCCGCAACCTGCGCCCGCTGCTTAGCAAGTACGGCAACGATACGCGGCTGACCTTCATCTTGTTCACGCTGGACGAGACGAGCTATTCGCGCGAGTTGGCTCCGCTGGCGGGGCACTATCCGGCGCTCCGGCTTGGTCCGCCTTGGTGGTTCCACGATTCGCCTGAGGGGATGATGCGGTTCCGCGAGCAGGCTACAGAGACGGCGGGCTTCTACAACACTGTGGGGTTCAACGACGACACGCGGGCGTTCCTGTCGATCCCGGCTCGGCATGATGTGGCGCGTCGGATCGATTGTGCCTTCCTTGGGCGGCTTGTGGCGGAGCATCGGCTCGATGAGGTAGAGGCCTTCGAGGTGGTGAAGGACCTGACCGTGAATCTGGTCAAGAAGGCTTACAAGCTGTAG
- a CDS encoding Hsp70 family protein, with translation MPSPHTTQPSIGIDFGTTNSSIALALPNGEIDLVRFPTAAATTESFRSVLYLEQHKQAGRSQVKSFTGPSAIEHYLEAEHKGRLIQSLKSYLSSRTLTGTEVFGRRYLLEDLISRILTDLRLHAERQFNQSIRHATIGRPVRFVGADTPYDDAFALARLQQAFLHAGFESVDFEMEPIAAAYAYEATLDHDELILIGDFGGGTSDFSLVNVGPGTRTASAPQRVLGNAGLGLAGDAFDARIVRKLVSPALGADSLARSLGKLLPAVPAWIYANLERWHYLSFLKTRNVSNILKSAHANALEPEKIEALITLIDEDLGYQLHQAVQRLKIELSRNETAQFRFRDGSMNIQSVVTREEFESWITDDLESIEHSVDDLLASTNIPAKQIDRVFLTGGTSFVPAVRRIFESRFTAARVRTGNEFTSVARGLALRDQESSRP, from the coding sequence ATGCCCTCCCCGCACACCACACAACCCTCTATAGGGATCGACTTCGGCACCACCAACAGCTCCATCGCGCTCGCCCTACCCAACGGCGAGATCGACCTGGTCCGCTTCCCCACTGCCGCCGCAACCACCGAATCCTTCCGCTCCGTCCTCTACCTCGAACAGCACAAGCAAGCCGGCCGTTCCCAGGTAAAAAGCTTCACCGGTCCCTCCGCTATCGAGCACTACCTCGAAGCCGAGCACAAGGGCCGCCTCATTCAGTCGCTCAAGTCCTATCTCTCCAGTCGCACGCTCACCGGAACAGAAGTCTTCGGTCGCCGCTATCTCCTCGAAGACCTGATCTCGCGCATCCTCACCGACCTGCGCCTCCACGCCGAGCGGCAGTTCAACCAATCCATCCGTCACGCCACCATCGGCCGCCCCGTGCGCTTCGTCGGCGCCGACACTCCCTATGACGATGCCTTCGCTCTCGCTCGCCTCCAACAAGCCTTTCTCCACGCAGGCTTCGAATCCGTCGACTTCGAAATGGAACCCATCGCCGCTGCCTACGCCTACGAAGCCACTCTCGACCATGACGAACTCATCCTCATCGGAGACTTCGGCGGCGGCACCAGCGACTTCTCTCTGGTAAACGTAGGCCCCGGCACGCGAACAGCATCCGCTCCCCAACGAGTCCTCGGCAACGCAGGCCTCGGACTAGCCGGCGACGCCTTCGACGCGCGCATCGTCCGCAAACTTGTCTCACCCGCCCTCGGTGCCGACTCTCTCGCGCGCTCACTCGGCAAGCTACTCCCCGCCGTTCCCGCCTGGATTTACGCGAACCTCGAGCGCTGGCACTACCTCTCCTTTCTCAAGACCCGCAACGTCAGCAACATCCTCAAAAGCGCCCACGCCAACGCGCTCGAACCGGAAAAGATCGAAGCACTGATCACCCTCATCGACGAAGACCTTGGCTACCAGCTTCATCAGGCAGTGCAGCGGCTGAAGATCGAGCTCTCCCGCAACGAGACGGCGCAGTTCCGTTTCCGCGACGGCAGCATGAACATCCAGTCCGTAGTCACACGCGAGGAGTTCGAGTCCTGGATCACCGACGACCTCGAATCGATCGAGCACTCCGTGGACGACCTGCTCGCATCCACCAACATCCCTGCGAAACAGATCGACCGCGTCTTCCTAACCGGAGGAACCAGCTTCGTCCCCGCCGTACGCCGCATCTTCGAATCGCGCTTCACCGCAGCCCGCGTCCGCACGGGCAACGAGTTCACCTCAGTCGCGCGCGGTCTGGCCTTGCGAGACCAAGAGTCCTCGCGCCCATAA
- a CDS encoding glycoside hydrolase family 28 protein, which translates to MALVEATATAQSRKAVQPAVAKPALTLNVRDYGAVGDGTTKDTVALQQAIDRCWVFGGGEVVVPAGNYFTGAIALRSNVLLRLEKDAVIVGSPDFADYPVMQVRWEGKWIPGHVGLIYAVQADHTGVVGPGKISGNYALGGRPNAKNPLRHPALIEPMGCNHLRFEDFSTDYHLMWSLHPTYCEDVVIRNLTIRSTGGNGDGIDVDSCKRVVIDGCDIATGDDCISIKSGRGSEAYSLLKTSEDIQITNCTFADSIFACIGIGSETSGGIRNVRIEHCKFTGAKTFAIYIKSRPGRGAFIEDIVANDLDASGMTGGFLRFNILASGIQDEFPVGGDEGIPTIKNFRFSNIRVKDCPSLVEGTGIHPRKPLEGFSLVNVSGTCAKGISLANVHHAVIRDIHVTGYSGPLLSINNVTGTGLAGAASIDAPKVGDDIPVATGDKAYRLH; encoded by the coding sequence TTGGCGCTTGTTGAAGCAACTGCGACTGCTCAGTCTCGCAAGGCGGTTCAGCCCGCAGTGGCCAAGCCTGCTCTTACGTTGAATGTGCGTGACTATGGAGCAGTAGGAGACGGCACTACCAAGGACACCGTTGCGCTGCAGCAGGCGATTGATCGCTGCTGGGTCTTTGGTGGGGGCGAGGTTGTCGTTCCTGCAGGGAACTACTTTACGGGGGCGATTGCTCTTCGGTCGAACGTGTTGCTTCGGCTGGAAAAGGATGCGGTGATCGTCGGGTCGCCGGACTTCGCGGATTATCCGGTGATGCAGGTGCGGTGGGAAGGCAAGTGGATTCCGGGCCACGTTGGGCTTATCTATGCTGTGCAGGCTGACCATACCGGTGTTGTTGGCCCCGGGAAGATCAGCGGCAACTATGCGCTTGGAGGCAGGCCCAATGCAAAGAATCCGCTGCGGCATCCTGCGTTGATCGAGCCGATGGGATGCAATCATCTTCGCTTTGAGGACTTCTCTACTGACTACCATTTGATGTGGTCGCTGCACCCGACTTATTGCGAAGACGTTGTTATTCGTAATCTGACGATTCGGAGCACGGGAGGGAATGGCGATGGGATCGACGTCGACTCTTGCAAGCGCGTGGTTATCGACGGGTGCGATATTGCTACGGGCGATGACTGCATCTCGATCAAGTCTGGTCGGGGCAGTGAGGCCTATTCGCTGCTGAAGACCAGCGAGGACATCCAGATCACGAATTGCACGTTTGCTGACTCAATCTTCGCTTGCATCGGCATCGGGAGTGAGACCTCGGGGGGAATTCGCAATGTGAGGATTGAGCACTGCAAGTTTACGGGGGCGAAGACATTCGCGATTTACATCAAGAGTCGTCCTGGGCGTGGTGCATTCATTGAGGATATCGTTGCCAATGATCTCGACGCCTCAGGCATGACTGGGGGTTTCCTTCGCTTCAATATCCTTGCGAGTGGGATTCAGGATGAGTTTCCGGTTGGCGGCGACGAGGGAATACCTACGATCAAAAACTTTCGCTTTTCGAACATTCGTGTGAAGGATTGTCCCAGTTTGGTGGAGGGTACTGGCATTCATCCTAGGAAGCCGCTGGAGGGTTTTTCGTTGGTGAATGTGAGTGGGACGTGCGCCAAGGGGATCTCGCTGGCGAATGTGCACCATGCGGTGATTCGAGATATTCATGTGACGGGTTACTCGGGGCCGCTGCTGAGTATCAACAATGTGACCGGTACGGGATTGGCAGGAGCGGCGAGTATTGATGCACCTAAGGTCGGGGACGACATTCCCGTGGCTACGGGCGACAAGGCTTATCGGCTGCACTGA
- the nagA gene encoding N-acetylglucosamine-6-phosphate deacetylase: MIQTLTARRLLTPQGALDHPVITIADGLIQSIESTATSSEDTTLTPAFLDIHTHGAANHDVMEGTPEALSAISRFLATRGVGQYLATTVTAPVDKTLRSLEGIANVIESHDHNGATPIGIHLEGPFISHIKRGVHPPADILPPSIELFDRFQQAARGHIHLMTIAPEVPGAVDLIAHAAKQGVRLSLGHSNATSAETKAGITAGATTATHTFNAMRSLDHREPGIIGTVLDDDQLFAELICDGIHVAPELVRLWLKAKGAEKAILVTDSMSATGMPDGDYMLGTFRVTVANGRCYLADDLSRGTHTLAGSVLTMDRAVANLQAFTGIPFATAIRLATTNPATMLGLHSPLAPGQPANFNRFTPDGQLKSTILHGVPV, translated from the coding sequence ATGATCCAGACACTAACCGCACGACGCCTCCTTACGCCGCAAGGCGCCCTCGATCATCCCGTCATTACCATCGCTGACGGCCTGATCCAGTCAATCGAGTCCACCGCCACCAGCAGCGAAGACACGACCTTGACGCCTGCCTTTCTCGACATCCACACCCATGGTGCTGCCAATCACGACGTCATGGAAGGCACCCCTGAAGCCCTCAGCGCCATCAGCCGTTTTCTGGCCACACGTGGCGTCGGGCAGTACCTTGCAACCACGGTCACGGCACCCGTCGACAAAACACTGCGTTCTCTCGAAGGCATAGCCAACGTCATCGAATCCCACGACCACAACGGGGCCACTCCTATTGGCATCCATCTTGAAGGCCCCTTCATCTCGCACATCAAACGAGGCGTGCATCCGCCGGCCGACATCCTTCCGCCCTCAATCGAACTCTTTGATCGCTTTCAGCAGGCCGCCCGCGGACACATCCACCTGATGACCATCGCGCCCGAGGTTCCCGGAGCAGTCGATCTGATCGCCCACGCTGCAAAGCAAGGCGTGCGACTCAGCTTAGGCCACAGCAATGCCACCTCCGCAGAGACAAAGGCAGGCATCACCGCCGGAGCCACAACCGCCACCCACACCTTCAACGCCATGCGATCCCTCGACCACCGTGAACCCGGCATCATCGGCACTGTCCTCGACGACGATCAACTTTTCGCCGAGCTGATCTGCGACGGCATCCACGTGGCTCCCGAGTTAGTACGCCTGTGGCTTAAGGCCAAGGGAGCAGAAAAAGCCATCCTCGTCACCGACAGCATGAGCGCCACCGGCATGCCGGACGGAGACTACATGCTCGGCACCTTCCGCGTCACCGTAGCCAACGGCCGCTGCTACCTTGCCGACGATCTATCTCGCGGCACACACACCCTGGCGGGCAGCGTCCTCACCATGGATCGCGCCGTCGCTAATCTACAGGCATTCACAGGGATCCCCTTCGCAACAGCCATTCGCCTCGCAACCACCAACCCCGCCACCATGCTCGGACTCCATTCACCACTCGCTCCCGGCCAGCCGGCGAACTTCAATCGCTTCACTCCAGACGGCCAACTCAAATCCACGATCCTCCACGGAGTGCCCGTCTAA
- a CDS encoding N-acetylglucosamine kinase: protein MSLFLAIDAGGTKTSCALADETRVLGRAVTGSIKLMRVGEAEASARLRAMLAEVSLAAGVGLGEVARTCIGLAGFTIEAVREWAEREISDVVGGELLLCGDEEIALDGAFKGGPGILVIAGTGSNFVGRAADGTIYNVGGWGPALGDEGSGFWIGQEALRAGFWAKDRGVPTELLKVIGEFWRVGSLGEIVEKANERPGPDFAALAPLVARCAEGGDELAAAVLERAGAELAEQVALVALKMQESGGDDRIKVAYTGGVIAQIAPVRAAMVAVLKKSAPNVKVMEAAADSLEGALWRARGGK from the coding sequence ATGAGCTTGTTTTTGGCGATTGATGCAGGTGGGACTAAGACTTCGTGTGCGCTGGCCGATGAGACGCGTGTTCTGGGGCGCGCGGTCACGGGTAGCATAAAGCTGATGCGGGTGGGCGAGGCGGAGGCTTCGGCACGGCTGCGGGCGATGCTGGCCGAGGTATCTTTGGCTGCGGGCGTGGGCCTGGGAGAGGTTGCGAGGACCTGCATCGGCCTTGCAGGGTTCACGATCGAGGCGGTGAGAGAGTGGGCCGAGCGCGAGATTAGCGATGTGGTGGGTGGCGAACTTCTGCTGTGCGGTGACGAGGAGATTGCGCTCGATGGAGCTTTTAAAGGCGGCCCGGGTATTCTCGTGATCGCCGGTACGGGTTCGAACTTCGTTGGACGCGCTGCCGATGGAACGATATACAACGTTGGTGGTTGGGGACCGGCATTGGGAGATGAGGGAAGTGGCTTCTGGATTGGCCAGGAGGCTTTGCGTGCTGGGTTCTGGGCGAAGGACCGTGGTGTCCCTACGGAATTGCTGAAGGTGATTGGTGAGTTCTGGAGGGTAGGGTCGCTGGGTGAGATTGTGGAGAAGGCGAATGAGCGGCCAGGTCCCGATTTTGCTGCGTTGGCTCCTTTGGTGGCCAGATGTGCGGAGGGCGGCGATGAGCTGGCTGCTGCGGTGCTAGAGCGTGCCGGTGCCGAACTTGCCGAACAGGTGGCGCTTGTCGCGCTGAAGATGCAGGAGTCAGGGGGCGACGACAGGATCAAAGTGGCGTATACGGGCGGCGTGATTGCTCAGATCGCTCCGGTGCGCGCGGCGATGGTGGCGGTGCTGAAGAAGTCCGCTCCGAATGTGAAGGTGATGGAGGCGGCGGCTGATTCGCTCGAGGGTGCGTTATGGCGGGCGAGGGGCGGCAAATGA